One segment of Armatimonadia bacterium DNA contains the following:
- a CDS encoding enolase C-terminal domain-like protein: VENGRGEQAEGWGGIFMMDFWGWPDPALTHPDKEAAMKEVLQGFCDLVLAYPQAAHPIALFHDVEDDLRKLNLEVCARRNLTPPQPFLSALVSASPVDAAIHDAFGKVNGIDTYDGYSADFMSDDLSRWLGPDFVGRYPHDYVRPSYLPRVPIFHLCGGLDKLTRDELDASDPQDGIPNCLEDWIAAQGMYCLKVKLRGNDLEWDIDRTIRVHDIGRRELDKLGIEPLYVTADTNEQCESPEYIVELLHKIRERSPECYDRLLYIEQPTERDLTASRHDMRKLSALKPVIVDESLTDIASFDLAMELGWSGIALKSCKCQSSDTLFWSKAAQLGIPYSVQDLTNPSLSLMHSVGIGARLHTIMGVEANSRQFFPASTQEAEKAVHSGIFAVSGGEADTSSLRGTGLGYQMDKMRAAGWTP; encoded by the coding sequence TTGTCGAGAACGGTCGCGGTGAGCAGGCAGAAGGCTGGGGCGGCATCTTCATGATGGACTTCTGGGGCTGGCCCGATCCGGCACTGACTCACCCAGACAAAGAGGCCGCCATGAAGGAGGTCCTCCAAGGCTTCTGCGACCTGGTCCTGGCCTACCCCCAGGCTGCTCACCCGATCGCGCTCTTCCATGACGTCGAGGACGATCTGCGCAAGCTGAACCTCGAGGTCTGCGCCCGGCGCAATCTCACTCCGCCACAGCCTTTCCTGAGCGCGCTGGTCTCTGCCTCGCCTGTCGACGCCGCCATCCATGATGCCTTCGGCAAGGTCAACGGCATCGACACCTACGACGGCTACAGCGCCGATTTCATGAGCGATGACCTCTCCCGCTGGTTGGGCCCCGACTTCGTCGGCCGCTACCCGCATGACTACGTACGCCCGTCCTACCTGCCTCGCGTTCCCATCTTCCATCTCTGCGGGGGCCTCGACAAGCTGACCCGCGACGAACTGGACGCGTCCGATCCGCAGGACGGCATCCCCAACTGTCTGGAGGACTGGATCGCCGCCCAGGGGATGTACTGCCTCAAGGTCAAGCTACGCGGCAATGACCTGGAGTGGGACATCGACCGCACGATCCGCGTCCATGACATCGGCCGGCGCGAACTGGACAAGCTCGGCATCGAGCCCCTCTACGTCACCGCCGACACCAACGAGCAGTGCGAGAGCCCCGAGTACATCGTCGAGCTGCTGCACAAGATCCGCGAGCGCTCGCCGGAGTGCTATGACCGTCTCCTGTACATCGAGCAGCCGACCGAGCGCGACCTCACGGCCAGTCGCCACGACATGCGCAAGCTCTCCGCGCTCAAGCCCGTGATCGTCGACGAGAGCCTGACCGACATCGCCTCCTTCGACCTGGCCATGGAGCTGGGTTGGTCCGGGATCGCCCTCAAGTCCTGCAAGTGCCAGAGCTCCGACACCCTCTTCTGGTCCAAGGCCGCGCAGTTGGGCATCCCCTACAGCGTTCAGGACCTCACCAACCCCTCCCTCTCACTCATGCACTCCGTGGGCATCGGTGCGCGGCTCCACACGATCATGGGCGTCGAAGCCAACAGCCGCCAGTTCTTCCCTGCCTCCACTCAGGAAGCAGAGAAGGCTGTGCACAGTGGCATTTTCGCGGTCTCCGGTGGCGAGGCCGACACCTCCAGCCTCCGCGGCACCGGGCTGGGCTATCAGATGGACAAGATGCGTGCCGCCGGCTGGACACCCTAG
- a CDS encoding radical SAM protein: MDCDGITELEQQQFAALITKVRRPYKALVEVTQRCNNCCRHCYLDPAGHVPPPDLPTDYFLELFDALAAEETLWLTLTGGEPLTRSDFPLLYEQAKRRGFLVGLFTNACLLTDEIADLLAQLPPRLVSISLYGATAPTYESITCTPGSFDQAIAGIRRVHERGIHGHLKTVLMRSNAHELEGMQGLAEELGWKLHIDALLQPTIYGSQAPLEERLSPEEAVRLDTDLPERHEAWLEVCEANRETKPIARLYPCAAGHSNVFISATGQVHPCLVARSLAWPLDRDDMRASLHTIFYDSFPDTMSFCPIGPFPCGECEAQYLCVSCPACRELETGSAALPCAYNCRLTQLRTEAFGVPHRPPVPSRDAPS, from the coding sequence ATGGACTGTGACGGCATCACCGAGCTTGAGCAGCAACAGTTTGCAGCGCTGATCACCAAGGTCCGACGCCCCTACAAGGCGCTGGTCGAGGTCACTCAGCGGTGCAACAATTGCTGCCGCCACTGCTACCTGGATCCGGCCGGTCACGTGCCGCCGCCCGACCTGCCCACCGACTACTTCCTCGAACTGTTCGACGCCTTGGCCGCCGAGGAAACCCTCTGGCTCACCCTTACGGGCGGCGAACCACTAACCCGCAGCGACTTCCCGCTCCTCTATGAGCAGGCCAAGCGCCGCGGGTTCCTGGTCGGGCTGTTCACGAACGCCTGCCTCCTCACCGACGAGATCGCCGACCTTCTTGCACAGCTTCCACCGCGCCTGGTCTCGATCAGTCTCTACGGGGCGACTGCCCCCACCTACGAGTCCATCACCTGTACGCCCGGTTCCTTCGACCAGGCGATAGCCGGCATCCGCCGCGTGCATGAGCGCGGGATCCACGGTCACCTCAAGACTGTCCTGATGCGCAGCAACGCCCACGAACTCGAGGGGATGCAGGGCCTTGCGGAGGAGCTGGGCTGGAAGCTGCACATCGACGCCCTGCTTCAGCCCACGATCTACGGCAGCCAGGCGCCGCTGGAGGAGCGCCTCAGCCCGGAGGAAGCCGTCCGGCTGGATACGGATCTCCCTGAGCGACACGAGGCCTGGCTCGAGGTCTGCGAGGCCAATCGTGAGACCAAGCCAATCGCCCGTCTCTACCCCTGCGCGGCGGGGCACTCCAATGTCTTCATCAGTGCCACGGGACAGGTGCATCCGTGTCTGGTCGCCCGGAGTCTCGCTTGGCCTCTCGACCGCGACGATATGCGCGCGAGCCTTCATACAATCTTCTATGATAGCTTTCCCGACACTATGTCCTTCTGCCCCATCGGCCCTTTCCCGTGTGGAGAGTGCGAGGCACAGTATCTGTGCGTGTCCTGCCCGGCCTGCAGGGAGCTGGAGACCGGCTCAGCAGCCCTGCCCTGTGCCTACAACTGCCGTCTCACACAGCTCCGGACCGAGGCTTTCGGGGTCCCACACCGGCCACCTGTACCCTCTCGGGATGCGCCGAGTTAG
- a CDS encoding PQQ-binding-like beta-propeller repeat protein, with product MRQSCLAALLLAASTCLLTAGWCQSGQSTPPPPMVFAIPRVQLNSDADHFLEGVDLGFAVPLTTRHSVTGSYILGFHGDNDITATYNYDMPWRKGIRARASAGMIDDEFGVGLSAHQFKQDFGTGAFLQTAGGEFRAGVFLSTPLSWGTKVAKPKAERATAWGDTSGDVGDMGAIATVAARKDLDGGGTSLVTATAWYPRGTANWSRMGQDAQSAAASASDFAPPAKQAWQYGVRGAVRGGPVVIGDTVYVGSAGGEVQALRLRDGTPLWSAAVGSEVTQAVTAVGDRLLVGTRAGHLVCLKPPLLSGGLVGSEEWRFDAGAPVLSCPLVTSKGLILFGAQDGVCYALDVRGKKVWQHATSGPILASPSLAPGGVTVAKEARGKAEGGVVYCASLDGVLYALRETDGGLVWSYRTGSPILVAPTVDDKLVYTASQKGTLHALEAATGRLAWRQELQAPLSASPALADGRLYAPGADGSVTALDLRDGGKTLWRTQVAGPVSTPPVLTRSGYLFVASEAGMLYALRSQDGKVLWAENTGEALTSAPAVTSGYLLVGDASGRLLAYKPGGPWHIDAPTVMASAAVPPSEVPTTLTPTGSSPFGVEVPVQTKVGLAGSPETAAGPSAISLLSVPSDPSQPPVQLADRPEIAVGGQAPASARLVLVNDVPYRVLNGQYDATVEFPGAGAYPLTVKYVDEQGHVESDSRLVVVGEETQPSSAAPVFLSPEEEGPGGSISFTLSAQEEKRPRVMVLEIRDSTGRAVRAWADTTATMQTYVWDGRDQWGKPTKDGQYVAVFTLRDLEGHSRSLFQPVIVDSMGK from the coding sequence ATGCGCCAGTCTTGCCTTGCAGCACTCCTACTCGCAGCCTCAACCTGCCTGCTCACCGCAGGATGGTGCCAGTCCGGCCAGAGCACGCCGCCCCCTCCCATGGTGTTCGCGATCCCTCGCGTGCAACTCAACAGCGACGCCGATCACTTCCTGGAGGGTGTGGACCTGGGCTTCGCAGTCCCGCTGACTACCCGCCACAGTGTGACCGGCAGCTACATCCTCGGCTTCCACGGTGACAATGACATCACCGCTACCTACAACTACGACATGCCCTGGCGGAAGGGCATCCGTGCCCGCGCCTCGGCCGGGATGATCGACGACGAGTTCGGCGTCGGGCTCAGCGCTCACCAGTTCAAGCAGGACTTCGGGACAGGCGCCTTCCTCCAGACCGCCGGCGGAGAGTTCCGGGCGGGTGTGTTCCTGTCCACGCCCCTGAGTTGGGGGACGAAGGTCGCAAAGCCGAAGGCCGAGCGCGCGACCGCCTGGGGCGACACTTCCGGTGACGTCGGCGACATGGGCGCGATTGCGACCGTCGCGGCACGCAAGGATCTCGACGGTGGCGGCACGAGTCTTGTCACCGCCACAGCCTGGTATCCGCGCGGTACCGCCAACTGGTCTCGGATGGGTCAGGATGCCCAGTCGGCCGCAGCGAGTGCCTCCGACTTCGCCCCGCCCGCGAAGCAGGCGTGGCAGTATGGCGTTCGCGGTGCGGTTCGTGGTGGGCCGGTTGTGATCGGTGATACCGTGTACGTGGGCAGCGCCGGTGGCGAGGTCCAGGCACTTCGCCTGCGAGATGGGACCCCGCTGTGGAGCGCTGCGGTCGGTTCCGAGGTTACGCAGGCGGTCACGGCAGTTGGCGACCGCCTCCTCGTCGGCACGAGAGCCGGGCACCTGGTCTGCCTGAAGCCGCCGCTGCTGTCGGGTGGGCTGGTGGGCTCAGAGGAGTGGCGCTTCGATGCGGGAGCGCCGGTGCTGTCCTGCCCGCTGGTCACCTCAAAGGGTCTGATCCTCTTCGGGGCTCAGGACGGCGTCTGCTATGCCCTGGATGTGCGCGGCAAGAAAGTGTGGCAGCATGCCACGAGCGGCCCGATCCTGGCGTCTCCGAGTCTTGCCCCCGGCGGCGTGACCGTGGCCAAGGAGGCTCGCGGCAAGGCCGAGGGCGGTGTAGTCTACTGTGCCAGTCTCGACGGCGTGCTCTACGCGCTGCGGGAGACGGACGGAGGGCTGGTCTGGAGCTACCGCACTGGCTCACCGATCCTGGTCGCACCGACGGTAGACGACAAGCTGGTCTACACCGCCAGTCAGAAGGGCACTTTGCATGCTCTGGAAGCGGCGACTGGACGGCTGGCATGGCGTCAGGAACTCCAGGCGCCCCTCAGCGCCTCACCGGCTCTTGCCGATGGGCGGCTCTATGCACCGGGCGCCGACGGAAGCGTGACTGCCCTTGACCTGCGCGACGGCGGCAAGACCCTCTGGCGAACGCAGGTTGCCGGACCGGTCTCGACGCCGCCGGTCCTGACGCGGTCGGGGTACCTGTTTGTTGCCTCAGAGGCCGGAATGCTGTATGCGCTGCGCTCGCAGGACGGGAAGGTGCTGTGGGCCGAGAACACGGGAGAGGCCCTCACCTCGGCACCGGCCGTCACCTCAGGTTACCTGCTGGTCGGCGATGCCTCGGGTCGACTGCTTGCCTACAAGCCCGGCGGCCCCTGGCACATCGACGCCCCGACGGTGATGGCGTCCGCCGCTGTCCCGCCCTCAGAGGTGCCTACCACCCTGACCCCGACGGGTTCGTCTCCCTTCGGCGTCGAGGTACCTGTGCAGACGAAGGTCGGTCTCGCCGGCTCTCCCGAGACTGCCGCCGGTCCCAGCGCGATCTCCCTGCTCTCCGTTCCCAGTGATCCCAGTCAGCCGCCGGTACAGCTTGCCGACCGCCCTGAGATTGCGGTCGGTGGACAGGCTCCAGCGAGTGCGCGTCTGGTGCTGGTCAATGATGTGCCGTACCGGGTGCTGAACGGGCAGTATGACGCGACCGTTGAGTTCCCCGGCGCGGGGGCTTACCCGCTGACGGTGAAGTACGTGGATGAGCAGGGGCATGTGGAGTCGGACTCGCGGCTTGTGGTCGTGGGCGAGGAGACCCAGCCGAGCTCGGCGGCACCTGTGTTCCTGTCGCCGGAGGAAGAGGGTCCGGGTGGAAGCATCAGCTTCACCCTGAGTGCACAGGAAGAGAAGCGGCCGCGGGTCATGGTGCTGGAGATTCGCGATAGCACCGGGCGGGCGGTCCGCGCCTGGGCCGACACGACCGCGACGATGCAGACCTACGTATGGGACGGGCGCGATCAGTGGGGGAAGCCGACGAAGGATGGGCAGTACGTTGCTGTGTTCACCCTCCGCGATCTCGAGGGCCACAGTCGCAGTCTGTTCCAGCCCGTCATCGTGGACAGCATGGGCAAGTAG
- a CDS encoding response regulator: MAAEPKASFRRALVVDDEGGLQLLVRAVLEHGSYMVDVARNGCEACDRIRTNQYDAIVCDLLMPQMDGAAFFRALKELDEEQADRVIFVTGASLDLETRAQIRESGRPILRKPFDIDELERAVNAVAQAGG; this comes from the coding sequence ATGGCCGCAGAACCAAAAGCTAGCTTCCGGCGCGCTCTCGTCGTTGATGATGAGGGGGGATTGCAGCTTCTCGTGCGGGCCGTTCTCGAACATGGATCCTACATGGTCGATGTTGCTCGCAACGGATGCGAAGCCTGTGATCGCATCAGGACCAATCAGTATGATGCCATCGTCTGCGACTTGCTGATGCCTCAGATGGACGGCGCCGCCTTCTTCAGGGCCCTCAAGGAGCTTGATGAGGAGCAGGCCGACCGCGTGATCTTCGTGACTGGTGCTTCCCTGGACCTTGAGACCAGGGCCCAGATCCGCGAGAGCGGCCGCCCGATCCTGCGCAAGCCCTTCGACATTGATGAGCTTGAGCGAGCCGTGAACGCTGTTGCGCAGGCAGGCGGTTAG
- a CDS encoding GNAT family N-acetyltransferase: MQPPSDRDDEDPARRTVDGEVVLELCRTLLAAGTPVRIPVYGVSMTPTLRSGDILLIEPLGDTPLQPGEVVVFEGSFRRAIAHRLVAQSTLRGKTYLVTAPDYNPQYLEPPIGIQDVLGRLAGYERDGSFHKLPSIQPAPSDVWRARRMIRRHAAGRPVPESPAKPPWLLSVAHRLVLLGANGLGRLRHFPLLRWPVYLLRPPLGDRCNILVAPLSGSRAQGKHLSALYREHPVGRLLLLRKPAPDLSEPAWWVGELTVRTAYRRRGIGARLLREALAQVAAEGATEVFTQVPSSPSGLALLRSLGFRPIAKSAASTKPAPEDIREPAEEKNLVLRAVVEPRHAATPPREHV, from the coding sequence ATGCAGCCCCCCTCTGATCGCGACGACGAGGACCCGGCACGCCGTACCGTGGACGGTGAGGTGGTTCTCGAGCTGTGCCGAACCCTACTGGCTGCGGGGACCCCGGTGCGCATCCCGGTCTACGGCGTCAGCATGACCCCCACGCTACGCTCCGGCGACATCCTGCTCATCGAACCCCTTGGCGACACACCGCTGCAGCCCGGTGAGGTCGTGGTCTTCGAAGGCTCCTTCCGGCGGGCCATCGCACACCGTCTCGTCGCCCAGAGCACCCTTCGCGGCAAGACCTACCTGGTAACCGCACCCGACTACAACCCGCAGTACCTTGAGCCCCCCATCGGCATCCAAGACGTGCTCGGAAGACTCGCGGGGTACGAACGCGACGGGAGCTTCCACAAGCTTCCTTCCATCCAACCGGCCCCGTCCGACGTCTGGCGCGCGCGGCGCATGATCCGACGTCACGCCGCCGGCCGACCGGTTCCCGAGTCACCCGCAAAGCCGCCGTGGCTCCTGTCCGTGGCACACCGGCTGGTGCTGCTTGGCGCGAATGGGCTTGGGCGGCTGCGACATTTCCCGCTGCTTCGGTGGCCGGTGTACCTGCTGCGGCCGCCCCTGGGAGACCGCTGCAACATTCTCGTGGCACCGCTCTCCGGCTCCCGGGCGCAAGGCAAGCACCTCTCTGCGCTGTACCGCGAGCACCCGGTCGGACGTCTCCTGCTCCTGCGAAAGCCGGCGCCCGACCTCTCGGAGCCGGCCTGGTGGGTGGGTGAGCTGACGGTCCGGACAGCCTACCGGCGACGGGGAATCGGTGCCCGCCTCTTGCGCGAGGCCCTTGCACAGGTCGCTGCCGAGGGTGCAACAGAGGTCTTCACCCAGGTTCCCTCCTCCCCTTCGGGACTGGCTCTCCTGCGCAGTCTGGGCTTCAGGCCGATCGCGAAGTCCGCAGCAAGCACAAAGCCGGCTCCCGAGGACATCCGAGAGCCGGCCGAGGAGAAGAACTTGGTGTTGCGTGCGGTGGTCGAGCCCCGTCACGCAGCTACCCCGCCGCGGGAGCACGTCTAG
- a CDS encoding PqqD family protein, translating to MKQNADFVARPVGAELVLVPVTRSAAELESIFTLNEVGARIWALLATCGDEEHIVDKLVEEYEVSRDEALADVRELLTQLKAIGAVLSD from the coding sequence ATGAAACAGAACGCCGACTTCGTGGCCCGTCCCGTGGGTGCCGAGCTCGTACTCGTGCCCGTTACCCGCTCGGCCGCTGAGCTGGAGAGCATCTTCACCCTCAACGAGGTAGGAGCCCGCATCTGGGCACTCCTCGCGACCTGCGGCGACGAGGAGCACATCGTCGACAAGCTGGTAGAGGAGTACGAGGTTTCCCGCGACGAAGCACTCGCCGACGTCAGGGAACTCCTCACGCAGCTAAAGGCCATCGGCGCCGTCCTCAGCGACTGA
- a CDS encoding M48 family metallopeptidase: MMSSLPRPLRNLWPCLILWACTSLLAAETPARTSTKPPFDPKYEAQVGKETAAEIDKEYDRVDNKQALAKLQAMAKAIGANTKRPDVQYDIRLVKEKKPDKEPEVNAFSLPGGFVYVTEGLLKDVQSDSELAGVLAHEIAHNVNYDGLTQAQRANKIYKGEMAAVLATILIGGLDSQAWTNVMQAGIYYRTGVLGGYSIEMERRADGDAVKAMATTPYDPVGLLTFMERLAAKERRNPPVELGIYQTHPLSTERCEQLIGEIEKVGLPINRRKTANWDKPKVEERKLGDEKVQAVLFQGIPVFQTNVAAPGTKDAKERATAIAKSLTDVLAAGGESFNFSVSTVEGRPALMAGDKPLFTVLEADEKLLGKPAEQVAQGALSSIRAGLTKERLARLY, from the coding sequence ATGATGAGTTCGCTCCCGAGACCACTACGGAACCTCTGGCCCTGCCTCATACTCTGGGCCTGCACCAGCCTGCTTGCCGCTGAGACGCCCGCGCGGACCTCCACCAAGCCACCCTTCGACCCGAAGTACGAGGCACAGGTCGGCAAGGAGACGGCCGCGGAGATCGACAAGGAGTATGACCGCGTCGACAACAAGCAGGCCTTGGCCAAGCTGCAGGCGATGGCGAAGGCCATCGGTGCCAACACCAAGCGCCCCGACGTGCAGTACGACATACGTCTCGTCAAAGAGAAGAAGCCGGACAAGGAGCCGGAGGTCAACGCCTTCAGCCTTCCCGGCGGCTTCGTCTACGTCACTGAGGGGCTTCTCAAGGACGTCCAGTCCGACTCCGAACTGGCCGGCGTCCTGGCCCACGAGATCGCTCACAACGTCAACTATGACGGTCTCACGCAGGCCCAGCGTGCCAACAAGATCTACAAGGGCGAGATGGCCGCCGTCCTCGCCACCATCCTCATTGGCGGGCTGGACAGCCAGGCGTGGACGAACGTGATGCAGGCCGGCATCTACTACCGGACAGGCGTTCTCGGCGGCTACTCCATCGAGATGGAGCGTCGCGCGGATGGTGACGCCGTCAAGGCCATGGCCACGACCCCCTATGACCCCGTCGGTCTCCTCACCTTCATGGAGCGACTGGCGGCCAAGGAGCGCCGCAATCCGCCGGTCGAGCTCGGCATCTACCAGACTCACCCGCTGAGCACTGAGCGCTGCGAGCAGCTCATCGGCGAGATCGAGAAGGTCGGTCTGCCCATCAACCGACGCAAGACCGCCAACTGGGACAAGCCCAAGGTCGAGGAGCGCAAGCTCGGCGATGAGAAGGTCCAGGCTGTGCTCTTCCAGGGCATCCCGGTTTTCCAGACCAACGTGGCCGCGCCGGGCACCAAGGACGCCAAGGAGCGTGCCACAGCCATCGCCAAGTCGCTGACGGACGTCCTCGCCGCGGGTGGCGAGTCCTTCAACTTCAGTGTCTCGACCGTCGAGGGGCGTCCGGCGCTGATGGCCGGCGACAAGCCGCTCTTCACTGTCCTTGAGGCCGATGAGAAGTTGCTCGGGAAGCCTGCGGAACAGGTAGCCCAGGGGGCCCTGAGCTCGATCCGTGCGGGGCTGACCAAGGAGCGTCTGGCGCGTCTCTATTAG
- a CDS encoding VOC family protein, with product MTIEHIALTHPDPVGAADWYSKNLGCTVLKSMSEAPYTHFIQLPGAQVMLEIYNNPVAPPPDYAAMHTLTLHIAFWSEDVAGDRERLLAAGAQPVDGVETTPEGFVLCLLRDPWGVPLQLINRPEPMLK from the coding sequence ATGACCATCGAGCATATTGCCCTGACCCATCCCGATCCGGTCGGCGCTGCGGACTGGTACTCCAAGAACCTGGGCTGCACGGTTCTGAAGTCCATGAGCGAAGCGCCCTACACGCACTTCATCCAGCTTCCGGGTGCGCAGGTCATGCTGGAGATCTACAACAACCCGGTCGCTCCGCCGCCGGACTACGCGGCGATGCACACGCTGACGCTGCATATTGCCTTCTGGTCTGAGGACGTCGCGGGTGATCGCGAGCGCCTTCTCGCCGCCGGCGCTCAGCCCGTCGATGGTGTGGAGACGACGCCGGAAGGCTTCGTGCTGTGCCTGCTGCGGGACCCCTGGGGCGTTCCGCTGCAGCTCATCAACCGGCCGGAGCCGATGCTGAAGTAG
- a CDS encoding nucleotidyltransferase family protein, protein MTSLLVTRTELLPPSLASLVALLHPRCSREHAHHLLADSQDLLSAARAHGVAPLVFHLWQSEIAAVMPPAEAENWRRMYLACLTRSVQTQAQSVAALRALADAGVEPVAMRGLWLAQTAYEDPALRPSQDLDLLVPLEAGTRVGEVLESQGFTKFGDPHEDLRAAPEDGSTSEVTDADGVWRKPLLEGAATGAGRDLWIDLHTQLLVVSGGWWPYRPTYADLYARSVPWEFSGVGLRAFSPGAAILVQCDNVLRHALARDVRNDRLLGYYDVLRLLPKMTEEEWSVLMEDARRLHLGVHIAAVLAGVKRLWEPETPIPDPAKLGVGPFAWRVARYACSRPRWLGHRGRLGVVQGCALGSLWQASRYFLRNLRTGLVVTNN, encoded by the coding sequence TTGACGAGTCTGCTGGTCACGAGAACCGAGCTACTGCCGCCGAGTCTGGCCTCGCTGGTTGCGCTGCTCCATCCCCGTTGCTCTCGCGAGCATGCTCACCACCTTCTTGCGGACTCGCAGGATTTGCTCTCAGCGGCCCGGGCTCACGGGGTCGCCCCACTTGTGTTCCACCTCTGGCAGTCCGAGATCGCGGCCGTGATGCCGCCCGCCGAGGCCGAGAACTGGCGGCGCATGTACCTGGCCTGTCTCACCCGGTCGGTTCAGACCCAGGCACAGTCCGTCGCCGCCTTGCGAGCCCTTGCGGACGCCGGTGTTGAGCCCGTGGCAATGCGCGGACTCTGGCTCGCGCAGACTGCCTACGAAGACCCGGCCCTGCGGCCATCGCAGGATCTTGATCTGCTGGTGCCGCTCGAGGCCGGCACGAGAGTCGGCGAGGTCCTGGAGAGCCAGGGCTTTACGAAGTTCGGCGATCCGCACGAAGACCTGCGGGCCGCACCGGAAGACGGCTCGACCTCGGAGGTAACCGATGCCGACGGCGTGTGGCGCAAGCCGCTGCTGGAAGGTGCGGCGACCGGTGCGGGTCGTGACCTGTGGATTGACCTCCACACCCAACTGCTTGTGGTCTCCGGCGGCTGGTGGCCCTATCGCCCGACCTATGCGGACCTCTACGCTCGCTCTGTGCCCTGGGAGTTCTCGGGAGTGGGCCTCCGGGCGTTCTCTCCCGGCGCCGCCATCCTGGTGCAGTGTGACAACGTCCTGCGCCATGCTCTTGCTCGCGATGTGCGCAACGACCGGCTTCTGGGGTATTATGATGTGCTACGCCTCCTGCCGAAGATGACGGAGGAGGAGTGGTCTGTCCTGATGGAGGATGCACGGCGGTTGCACCTGGGAGTTCACATCGCCGCCGTGCTCGCCGGCGTGAAGCGACTGTGGGAGCCCGAGACTCCGATCCCTGACCCGGCGAAGCTCGGAGTCGGACCCTTCGCCTGGCGGGTGGCACGCTATGCTTGCTCTCGACCCCGCTGGCTTGGGCATCGCGGGCGTCTTGGCGTTGTGCAAGGTTGTGCGCTTGGGTCCTTGTGGCAGGCGTCGCGGTACTTCCTTCGGAATCTCAGGACTGGCCTTGTCGTTACCAACAATTGA